The Anabaena sp. WA102 genome contains a region encoding:
- a CDS encoding GvpL/GvpF family gas vesicle protein, translating into MSIPLYLYGIFPNTIPETLELEGLDKQPVHSQVVDEFCFLYSEARQEKYLASRRNLLTHEKVLEQTMHAGFRVLLPLRFGLVVKDWETIMSQLINPHKDQLNQLFQKLAGKREVSIKIFWDAKAELQTMMESHQDLKQQRDNMEGKKLSMEEVIQIGQLIEINLLARKQAVIEVFSQELNPFAQEIVVSEPMTEEMIYNAAFLIPWESESEFSERVEVIDQKFGDRLRIRYNNFTAPYTFAQLDS; encoded by the coding sequence ATGAGTATTCCTCTTTATTTGTACGGCATTTTTCCAAATACAATTCCTGAAACTCTTGAGCTTGAAGGATTGGATAAGCAACCTGTTCATAGTCAAGTAGTTGATGAGTTTTGTTTCTTATATTCAGAGGCTCGTCAAGAAAAATATTTGGCTTCTCGCCGTAATTTGTTAACTCATGAAAAAGTTTTAGAACAAACAATGCATGCGGGTTTTCGTGTTCTTCTCCCCCTGCGGTTTGGATTAGTGGTTAAAGATTGGGAAACCATCATGAGTCAATTGATTAATCCCCATAAAGATCAATTGAATCAGTTGTTTCAAAAATTGGCAGGCAAAAGAGAGGTAAGCATTAAAATTTTCTGGGATGCTAAAGCGGAATTACAAACCATGATGGAGTCTCATCAGGATTTGAAGCAGCAGCGCGACAACATGGAAGGCAAAAAGTTGAGTATGGAGGAAGTCATCCAAATTGGACAATTAATTGAAATTAATCTCCTAGCCCGCAAACAAGCTGTAATTGAAGTTTTCTCTCAGGAGCTAAATCCTTTCGCTCAGGAGATTGTAGTCAGTGAGCCTATGACGGAAGAAATGATTTACAATGCAGCCTTTTTGATTCCTTGGGAAAGTGAATCTGAATTTAGCGAACGTGTTGAAGTGATTGATCAGAAATTTGGCGATCGCTTACGTATTCGCTACAACAATTTTACTGCTCCCTACACATTTGCCCAGCTTGATTCATAG
- a CDS encoding ArsA family ATPase: MNQYDSLNLVMFSGKGGVGKTTTSCSFARYWAKQFPEETILLLSTDPAHSLGDVLLTEVKDYASPLTDLPNLSVQALDAEKLLLEFKAKYSEFLELLVERGSLADGQDLAPVWDLNWPGLNELMGLLEIQRLLSEKKVDRIVVDMAPSGHTLNLLRLKDFLDVILNSLELFQKKHQVITETLTRKNYTLDEVDDFLADLKFQLAEGRRLLQDNQFTGCIVVAISEPMCFAETERFIESLKNLDVPYAGIIINRILANSDTELDRYAEQQNFINKFLKISPNKPVFIVPQQQFPPLGGLALDNLAGQIQNIDQVELASPPPIQWPTKILPSFTDFVAEGCQLIVVGGKGGVGKTTVSAAMAWAFANRYPDKNIRVISIDPAHSLGDAFGEKLGHEPKLLAPNLSGQEINAEKILDQFRADYLWELADMISGEGTEADATINIAYLPEAWRQIMSQALPGIDEMLSLITIMDLLDSNQQDLIILDTAPTGHLLQFLEMPTALGDWLSWIFKLWMKYQNVLGRVDFIGRLRSLRQQVVKAQKKLKNPKHTQFVGVIQGEAAIIAEHIRLTESLKTIGIQQRYVVQNRYTQDVEIESSLFSQQTIVRLPKLPRSVEPIARIQGAANLLF; this comes from the coding sequence ATGAACCAGTACGACTCACTTAATTTGGTCATGTTTAGCGGCAAAGGTGGAGTTGGCAAAACTACCACTTCTTGCAGTTTTGCTCGTTATTGGGCAAAACAGTTCCCAGAAGAAACAATTTTGTTACTTTCTACAGATCCGGCACATTCTTTAGGAGATGTATTACTGACAGAAGTGAAAGATTATGCTTCACCATTAACAGATTTGCCTAATTTGAGTGTTCAGGCTTTAGATGCTGAAAAACTGCTCTTAGAATTTAAGGCCAAATATAGCGAATTTTTAGAACTACTGGTTGAGCGGGGAAGTCTAGCAGACGGACAAGATTTAGCCCCAGTTTGGGATTTGAACTGGCCTGGTTTAAATGAATTAATGGGGTTACTAGAAATCCAACGTCTACTGTCTGAAAAAAAAGTAGATCGCATAGTAGTTGATATGGCTCCTTCTGGTCATACCTTAAACCTATTGCGATTGAAAGATTTCTTAGATGTGATTTTAAATTCATTAGAGTTATTCCAAAAAAAGCATCAGGTGATCACAGAAACTTTGACCAGAAAAAACTATACTCTTGATGAAGTTGATGACTTTTTGGCTGATCTAAAATTTCAATTAGCAGAAGGGAGACGACTGCTACAGGATAATCAATTTACAGGTTGTATAGTTGTCGCCATTTCCGAACCTATGTGTTTTGCCGAAACCGAGCGATTCATAGAAAGTTTAAAAAACCTAGATGTTCCCTATGCGGGAATAATAATCAATCGAATCTTGGCAAATTCAGATACAGAGCTAGACCGCTATGCAGAACAGCAAAACTTCATCAATAAATTCCTCAAAATTTCCCCAAATAAACCCGTTTTCATAGTACCACAACAGCAATTCCCACCTTTAGGTGGGTTAGCATTAGATAATCTAGCAGGACAAATTCAAAATATTGATCAAGTGGAACTCGCTTCTCCACCACCAATTCAATGGCCGACTAAAATTCTACCTAGCTTTACTGATTTTGTAGCTGAAGGCTGTCAATTGATTGTTGTCGGTGGCAAAGGAGGAGTTGGTAAAACCACAGTGTCAGCAGCCATGGCCTGGGCTTTTGCTAATCGTTATCCTGATAAAAACATTCGCGTAATTTCCATAGATCCTGCTCATTCCTTGGGAGATGCTTTTGGTGAAAAATTAGGACATGAACCAAAATTATTAGCTCCCAATTTAAGTGGACAGGAAATCAATGCTGAGAAAATATTAGATCAATTTCGTGCCGATTATCTTTGGGAATTGGCGGATATGATTAGTGGTGAAGGAACAGAAGCAGACGCAACAATAAATATTGCCTATCTTCCAGAGGCTTGGCGGCAGATTATGTCTCAAGCTTTACCAGGTATTGATGAGATGCTATCTCTAATCACCATCATGGATTTATTAGACAGCAACCAGCAAGATTTGATTATTCTAGATACAGCACCCACAGGTCATCTTCTGCAATTTTTGGAAATGCCAACTGCATTAGGAGATTGGTTATCTTGGATATTTAAGTTATGGATGAAATATCAGAATGTCTTGGGTCGAGTTGATTTCATTGGGCGGTTGCGAAGTCTGCGCCAACAAGTGGTTAAAGCTCAGAAGAAATTAAAAAACCCAAAGCATACCCAATTTGTGGGTGTAATTCAGGGAGAAGCGGCAATTATAGCTGAACATATTCGCTTAACAGAATCTCTAAAAACCATAGGAATTCAACAGCGTTATGTGGTACAAAATCGCTACACTCAAGATGTAGAGATTGAGAGCAGCTTGTTTTCACAACAAACAATTGTTCGCTTACCTAAGTTACCCAGATCTGTCGAACCTATTGCCAGAATTCAAGGTGCCGCCAATCTTTTATTTTAA
- the gvpA gene encoding gas vesicle structural protein GvpA, producing the protein MAVEKTNSSSSLAEVIDRILDKGIVIDAWVRVSLVGIELLAIEARIVIASVETYLKYAEAVGLTQSAAVPA; encoded by the coding sequence ATGGCAGTTGAAAAAACCAATTCTTCCTCCAGCTTGGCAGAAGTTATTGATAGAATCCTTGACAAAGGTATCGTAATTGACGCTTGGGTTCGCGTTTCCTTAGTTGGTATCGAATTACTAGCAATTGAAGCTCGGATCGTTATCGCTTCCGTTGAAACCTACTTGAAGTATGCTGAAGCAGTTGGTTTAACCCAATCAGCAGCAGTACCTGCTTAA
- a CDS encoding GvpL/GvpF family gas vesicle protein, with protein MELENLYTYAFLEIPSSPLILPQGAANQVVLINGTELAAIVEPGIFLESFQNNDEKIIQMALHHDRVICELFQQITVLPLRFGTYFTSTNNLLTHLKSHEKEYQNKLEKINGKNEFTLKLIPRMIEEIVPSEGGGKDYFLAKKQRYQNQNNFSIAQAAEKQNLIDLITKVNQLPVVVQEQEEQIQIYLLVSCQDKTLLLEQFLTWQKACPKWDLLLGDCLPPYHFI; from the coding sequence ATGGAATTAGAAAATCTCTACACTTATGCTTTTTTGGAAATACCTAGCTCTCCCTTGATTTTGCCACAGGGTGCTGCTAATCAAGTAGTGCTAATTAATGGTACTGAACTTGCGGCTATTGTCGAGCCGGGGATATTTTTAGAATCATTCCAAAATAATGATGAAAAAATTATCCAAATGGCTTTACATCATGATCGAGTAATTTGTGAACTTTTTCAACAGATTACAGTTTTACCCTTGCGGTTTGGAACTTATTTTACTTCTACAAATAATCTGCTAACCCATTTAAAATCCCATGAAAAAGAATATCAGAATAAGCTAGAAAAGATCAATGGTAAAAACGAATTTACTTTAAAATTGATCCCACGAATGATAGAAGAAATAGTACCATCTGAAGGGGGAGGTAAGGATTATTTCTTAGCTAAAAAGCAACGCTATCAAAACCAAAACAACTTTAGTATTGCTCAAGCAGCAGAAAAACAAAATCTTATTGATTTAATCACCAAAGTTAATCAATTACCCGTTGTTGTTCAAGAACAAGAGGAACAAATACAGATTTACCTCTTAGTTAGTTGTCAAGATAAGACCTTACTTTTAGAACAGTTTTTAACCTGGCAGAAAGCTTGTCCAAAGTGGGATCTACTTTTAGGAGATTGTCTTCCTCCTTACCACTTTATTTAG
- the gvpA gene encoding gas vesicle structural protein GvpA, producing the protein MAVEKTNSSSSLAEVIDRILDKGIVIDAWVRVSLVGIELLAIEARIVIASVETYLKYAEAVGLTQSAAVPA; encoded by the coding sequence ATGGCAGTTGAAAAGACCAATTCTTCCTCCAGCTTGGCAGAAGTTATTGATAGAATCCTTGACAAAGGTATCGTAATTGACGCTTGGGTTCGCGTTTCCTTAGTTGGTATCGAATTACTAGCAATTGAAGCTCGGATCGTTATCGCTTCCGTTGAAACCTACTTGAAGTATGCTGAAGCAGTTGGTTTAACCCAATCAGCAGCAGTACCTGCTTAA
- the gvpJ gene encoding gas vesicle protein: protein MTSTPMLPTRPQTNSSRTINTSTQGSTLADILERVLDKGIVIAGDISISIASTELVHIRIRLLISSVDKAKEMGINWWESDPYLSTKAQRLVEENQQLQHRLESLEAKLNSLTSSSVKEEIPLAADVKDDLYQTSAKIPSPVDTPIEVLDFQAQSSGGTPPYLNTSMEILDFQAQTSEESSSPVGSTVEILDFQAQTSEESSSPLGSTVEILDFQAQTSEESSSSVDPAIDV from the coding sequence GTGACTTCTACCCCAATGCTGCCAACACGTCCTCAGACTAACTCAAGTCGAACTATTAACACATCTACCCAAGGTTCGACTTTAGCGGACATTCTCGAAAGGGTTTTAGATAAGGGTATTGTGATTGCTGGCGATATTTCTATATCTATCGCATCCACCGAACTTGTACATATTCGGATTCGCTTGTTAATTTCCTCTGTGGATAAAGCCAAGGAAATGGGCATCAATTGGTGGGAAAGCGATCCTTATCTCAGCACTAAGGCTCAACGTTTGGTTGAAGAAAATCAACAACTTCAGCATCGTCTAGAGAGTCTAGAGGCAAAGCTAAATTCACTGACATCTTCTAGTGTGAAAGAGGAAATCCCCTTAGCAGCAGATGTTAAAGATGATTTGTATCAAACCAGTGCAAAAATTCCATCACCTGTAGATACACCAATTGAAGTTCTAGATTTTCAGGCTCAATCCAGTGGGGGAACTCCACCATATTTAAATACATCAATGGAAATTCTCGATTTCCAGGCTCAAACCAGTGAAGAAAGTTCATCACCTGTAGGTTCGACCGTGGAAATTCTCGATTTTCAGGCTCAAACCAGTGAAGAAAGTTCATCACCTTTGGGTTCAACCGTGGAAATTCTCGATTTTCAAGCTCAAACCAGTGAAGAAAGTTCATCATCCGTAGATCCAGCGATTGATGTCTAA
- the gvpA gene encoding gas vesicle structural protein GvpA, producing the protein MAVEKTNSSSSLAEVIDRILDKGIVIDAWVRVSLVGIELLAIEARIVIASVETYLKYAEAVGLTQSAAVPA; encoded by the coding sequence ATGGCAGTTGAAAAAACCAATTCTTCCTCCAGCTTGGCAGAAGTTATTGATAGAATCCTTGACAAAGGTATCGTAATTGACGCTTGGGTTCGCGTTTCCTTAGTTGGTATCGAATTACTAGCAATTGAAGCTCGGATCGTTATCGCTTCCGTTGAAACCTACTTGAAGTATGCTGAAGCAGTTGGTTTGACCCAATCAGCAGCAGTACCTGCTTAA
- a CDS encoding gas vesicle protein, with amino-acid sequence MEVRDKFFPDNLGIYNYKNLVIMIKNIQVFFMKTISNRSISRAKISTMPRPKSDASSQLDLYKMVTEKQRIQRDMYSIKERMGLLQQRLDILNEQIEATEKTIHKLRQPHSNTAQNIVRSNIFVESNNYQTFEVEY; translated from the coding sequence ATGGAAGTAAGAGATAAATTTTTTCCAGATAATTTGGGGATTTACAATTACAAAAACTTGGTTATAATGATAAAAAATATTCAGGTATTTTTCATGAAAACAATTAGTAATCGCAGTATTAGCAGAGCTAAAATTAGCACAATGCCTCGGCCTAAGTCTGATGCATCAAGTCAATTGGATCTTTATAAAATGGTGACGGAGAAACAACGTATTCAGCGAGATATGTATTCTATTAAAGAACGAATGGGTTTACTTCAACAACGCTTAGATATCCTCAATGAACAGATAGAAGCGACAGAAAAAACGATTCATAAATTGCGTCAACCTCACTCAAATACTGCTCAAAATATAGTGCGTTCAAATATTTTTGTTGAGTCGAATAATTACCAAACTTTTGAGGTTGAATATTAA
- a CDS encoding gas vesicle protein K, producing MVCTPAENFNNSLTIASKPKNEAGLAPLLLTVLELVRQLMEAQVIRRMEEDLLSEPDLERAADSLQKLEEQILHLCEMFEVDPADLNINLGEIGTLLPSSGSYYPGQPSSRPSVLELLDRLLNTGIVVDGEIDLGIAQIDLIHAKLRLVLTSKPM from the coding sequence ATGGTTTGCACTCCCGCTGAAAACTTCAATAATTCACTGACCATTGCTTCTAAACCCAAGAATGAAGCGGGTTTAGCTCCTTTACTTTTGACTGTATTGGAATTGGTGCGTCAGTTGATGGAAGCTCAAGTAATTCGGCGCATGGAAGAGGATTTACTGAGTGAACCTGACTTAGAACGGGCAGCAGACAGTCTGCAAAAGTTAGAAGAACAAATCTTACATTTGTGTGAGATGTTTGAGGTTGACCCGGCAGATTTGAATATAAATTTGGGAGAGATTGGGACTCTTTTACCATCTTCCGGTTCTTATTATCCAGGTCAACCCAGTAGTCGTCCTTCTGTATTAGAGCTATTAGATCGACTTTTAAATACTGGAATTGTTGTAGATGGTGAGATAGATTTAGGTATCGCTCAAATCGATCTTATTCACGCTAAATTACGTTTAGTTTTGACATCAAAACCAATGTAA
- the gvpA gene encoding gas vesicle structural protein GvpA, producing the protein MAVEKTNSSSSLAEVIDRILDKGIVIDAWVRVSLVGIELLAIEARIVIASVETYLKYAEAVGLTQSAAVPA; encoded by the coding sequence ATGGCAGTTGAAAAGACCAATTCTTCCTCCAGCTTGGCAGAAGTTATTGATAGAATCCTTGACAAAGGTATCGTAATTGACGCTTGGGTTCGTGTTTCCTTAGTTGGTATCGAATTACTAGCAATTGAAGCTCGGATCGTTATCGCTTCCGTTGAAACCTACTTGAAGTATGCTGAAGCAGTTGGTTTAACCCAATCAGCAGCAGTACCTGCTTAA
- a CDS encoding gas vesicle protein GvpG produces MLTKLLLLPIMGPLNGVVWIAEQIQERTNTEFDAQENLHKQLLSLQLSFDIGEIGEEEFEIQEEEILLKIQALEEEARLELEAEQEEARLELEAEQEDFEYPPEFTAEVNKDQHLVLLP; encoded by the coding sequence ATGCTGACGAAACTGTTACTACTGCCCATCATGGGTCCTCTGAATGGAGTTGTCTGGATTGCAGAGCAAATCCAAGAGCGGACTAACACTGAATTTGATGCCCAAGAAAATTTGCATAAACAATTATTAAGCTTGCAACTTTCCTTTGATATTGGCGAAATTGGTGAGGAAGAATTCGAGATTCAAGAAGAAGAGATTCTTTTAAAAATTCAAGCATTAGAAGAGGAAGCACGCTTGGAACTAGAAGCTGAACAAGAGGAAGCACGCTTAGAATTAGAAGCTGAACAGGAAGACTTTGAATATCCACCTGAATTCACAGCAGAAGTTAATAAGGATCAACATCTCGTCTTGTTACCTTAG
- the gvpA gene encoding gas vesicle structural protein GvpA, producing the protein MAVEKTNSSSSLAEVIDRILDKGIVIDAWVRVSLVGIELLAIEARIVIASVETYLKYAEAVGLTQSAAVPA; encoded by the coding sequence ATGGCAGTTGAAAAAACCAATTCTTCCTCCAGCTTGGCAGAAGTTATTGATAGAATCCTTGACAAAGGTATCGTAATTGACGCTTGGGTTCGTGTTTCCTTAGTTGGTATCGAACTACTAGCAATTGAAGCTCGGATCGTTATCGCTTCCGTTGAAACCTACTTGAAGTATGCTGAAGCAGTTGGTTTAACCCAATCAGCAGCAGTACCTGCTTAA
- the gvpC gene encoding gas vesicle protein GvpC: MISLMAKIRQEHQSIAEKVAELSLETREFLSVTTAKRQEQAEKQAQELQAFYKDLQETSQQFLSETAQARIAQAEKQAQELLAFHKELQETSQQFLSETAQARIAQAEKQAQELLAFYQEVRETSQQFLSATAQARIAQAEKQAQELLAFHKELQETSQQFLSATADARTAQAKEQKESLLKFRQDLFVSIFG; encoded by the coding sequence ATGATTTCTTTAATGGCAAAAATCCGGCAAGAACATCAGTCAATAGCAGAGAAAGTGGCTGAACTATCTCTTGAGACCAGAGAATTCTTGTCCGTCACGACAGCGAAAAGACAAGAGCAAGCTGAAAAACAAGCTCAAGAACTGCAAGCATTCTACAAGGATCTTCAGGAAACAAGTCAGCAGTTTTTATCAGAAACAGCCCAAGCCAGAATTGCTCAAGCTGAAAAACAAGCTCAAGAACTGTTAGCATTCCACAAAGAACTTCAAGAAACAAGTCAGCAGTTTTTATCAGAAACAGCCCAAGCCAGAATTGCTCAAGCTGAAAAACAAGCTCAAGAACTGTTAGCATTTTATCAAGAAGTTCGGGAAACAAGTCAGCAGTTTTTATCAGCAACAGCCCAAGCCAGAATTGCTCAAGCTGAAAAACAAGCTCAAGAACTGTTAGCATTCCACAAAGAACTTCAAGAAACAAGTCAGCAGTTTTTATCAGCAACAGCCGACGCAAGAACTGCTCAAGCTAAGGAACAGAAGGAATCTCTCCTGAAATTCCGTCAGGATTTGTTTGTGAGTATCTTTGGTTAA
- the gvpN gene encoding gas vesicle protein GvpN, with protein sequence MTTTQVNHKRAVLRLRPGQFVVTPAIERVAIRALRYLKSGFPVHLRGPAGTGKTTLAMHLANCLDRPVMLLFGDDQFKSSDLIGSESGYTHKKVLDNYIHSVVKLEDEFKQNWVDSRLTLACREGFTLVYDEFNRSRPEVNNVLLSALEEKILSLPPSSNQPEYLSVNPQFRVIFTSNPEEYAGVHSTQDALMDRLVTISMPEPDEITQTEILIQKTNIDRESANFIVRLVKSFRVATGAEKTSGLRSCLMIAKVCADHNIPVTTESLDFPDIAIDILFNRSHLSMSESTNIFLELLEKFSAEELEILNNRVTGDNDFLIDNSQFLSQQLAGQPN encoded by the coding sequence ATGACTACTACCCAGGTTAATCATAAAAGAGCCGTTCTTCGTCTTCGTCCAGGGCAGTTTGTCGTCACACCTGCTATCGAGCGAGTCGCAATTCGGGCGCTACGTTATCTCAAATCGGGGTTTCCTGTTCACTTACGCGGACCAGCCGGCACAGGGAAAACAACCCTAGCCATGCACTTGGCTAACTGTCTGGACAGACCAGTCATGTTACTGTTTGGAGATGACCAGTTTAAGAGTTCGGACCTGATTGGTAGTGAATCTGGTTACACTCACAAAAAGGTACTAGACAACTATATCCATAGTGTTGTTAAACTCGAGGACGAATTTAAGCAAAATTGGGTTGATTCCCGATTAACCTTAGCTTGTCGTGAAGGTTTCACCTTAGTTTATGATGAATTTAACCGTTCACGACCTGAAGTTAATAACGTCCTGCTGTCAGCATTAGAAGAAAAAATTCTTAGTCTTCCTCCTAGCAGCAATCAGCCAGAATACTTGAGTGTTAATCCTCAATTTCGGGTGATTTTTACATCGAATCCAGAAGAGTATGCGGGAGTTCACTCAACCCAAGATGCTTTGATGGATAGATTGGTAACTATTAGTATGCCAGAACCAGATGAAATCACTCAAACAGAGATATTAATTCAGAAAACAAATATAGATCGAGAATCTGCTAACTTCATCGTGCGGTTAGTTAAGTCATTTCGTGTAGCTACCGGCGCGGAGAAAACTTCCGGCTTACGGTCTTGTTTAATGATTGCTAAGGTCTGTGCTGATCATAATATTCCGGTGACAACAGAAAGTTTAGATTTTCCAGATATTGCTATAGATATTCTGTTCAACCGCTCTCATTTATCTATGAGCGAATCCACAAACATTTTCTTGGAGTTACTAGAGAAATTCTCAGCCGAAGAACTGGAAATATTAAATAATAGAGTCACAGGAGACAATGATTTTCTGATTGACAATTCCCAATTTTTATCCCAACAATTAGCTGGTCAACCAAATTAG
- the gvpJ gene encoding gas vesicle protein, producing the protein MRSILADILERVLDKGIVIAGDISVSIASTELVHIRIRLLISSVDKAKEMGINWWESDPYLSTKAQRLVEENQQLQHRLESLEAKLNSLTSSSVKEEIPLAADVKDDLYQTSTKIPSPVDTPIEVLDFQAQSSGGTPPYLNTPIEVLDFQAQSSGGTPPYLNTPIEILDFQAQTSAESSSPVGSTVEILDFQAQTSAESSSPVGSTVEILDFQAQTSAESSSPVGSTVEILDFQAQTSAESSSPVGSTVEILDFQAQTSAESSSPVGSTVEILDFQAQTSAESSSPVDPAIELRNEHFLGQFFCRIFDIILRK; encoded by the coding sequence ATGCGATCAATTTTAGCGGACATTCTCGAAAGGGTTTTAGATAAGGGCATTGTGATTGCTGGCGATATTTCTGTATCTATCGCATCCACCGAACTTGTACATATTCGGATTCGCTTGTTAATTTCCTCTGTGGATAAAGCCAAGGAAATGGGCATCAATTGGTGGGAAAGCGATCCTTATCTCAGCACTAAGGCTCAACGTTTGGTTGAAGAAAATCAACAACTTCAGCATCGTCTAGAGAGTCTAGAGGCAAAGCTAAATTCACTGACATCTTCTAGTGTGAAAGAGGAAATCCCCTTAGCAGCAGATGTTAAAGATGATTTGTATCAAACCAGTACAAAAATTCCATCACCTGTAGATACACCAATTGAAGTTCTAGATTTTCAGGCTCAATCCAGTGGGGGAACTCCACCATATTTAAATACACCAATTGAAGTTCTAGATTTTCAGGCTCAATCCAGTGGGGGAACTCCACCATATTTAAATACACCAATTGAAATTCTCGATTTCCAGGCTCAAACCAGTGCAGAAAGTTCATCACCTGTAGGTTCAACCGTGGAAATTCTCGATTTCCAGGCTCAAACCAGTGCAGAAAGTTCATCACCTGTAGGTTCAACCGTGGAAATTCTCGATTTCCAGGCTCAAACCAGTGCAGAAAGTTCATCACCTGTAGGTTCAACCGTGGAAATTCTCGATTTTCAGGCTCAAACCAGTGCAGAAAGTTCATCACCTGTAGGTTCAACCGTGGAAATTCTCGATTTTCAGGCTCAAACCAGTGCAGAAAGTTCATCACCTGTGGGTTCAACCGTGGAAATTCTCGATTTCCAGGCTCAAACCAGTGCAGAAAGTTCATCACCTGTAGATCCAGCGATTGAGCTGCGGAATGAACACTTTCTTGGTCAGTTTTTCTGCCGAATATTTGATATAATATTAAGGAAATAG